From the genome of Plectropomus leopardus isolate mb chromosome 4, YSFRI_Pleo_2.0, whole genome shotgun sequence:
TTTTCCAGTCTGTCATTACCAGACTGTTATTGCAACTGACTGGAAAGTCCCACAAATATAAGAGGAATATAAGAGGAATCAGTGAAGATAACTTTTATCAAAGGAGCAGTTCATCAAAGACGCAGTTCATCAAAGTAACGTCTTGGTCTCGTTGACAGGTAAGAGAGAtgctttataaaatgttttcagttaaaaaataattgtgttaaaaaagacaaatttaacaTCAGTTGTTATTTTTGAATGCCATTTTCATTGTGATaccagtatttaaaaaatgcacaaaggcTCATGTTGAAAATTAACTTAATCAGTGCTAAGTGGttattaattttctctctccatcaggATTCTTCTGCTTTCCAGAGTGAAGATGGTGGACTATGAAGTGACCGTTTCCACTGTTGATATCGCCACTGCCACCACTTTTAACAATGTCTTTATTAAGCTGGTGGGCACAGAAGGGGAGAGCGAACACACATGGCTCATAAGCTTAAAAGGAGCTTTATCATTCATCAGAGGAGCGGTAAGTCTGAAATATCCCTCTCTAAATTCATATCCAAGCCATTATAAGCATGTATATgtcaatttattattatttaaaagttgATGTAAAGCCTCATCAACTCAGGCTCATATGGGCAGCAACAGGATAGGACTGCTCTGCAAATCTTCAACATATGGCAACAAAAGGgctcaaaaaaacagaataacatCATAATACGCTTTATGAATTTGGTATTTATGCAGTTTGATTATATTGCACACGTTTTATATTGTCCATCCTTCTACATGCAGAAATCCTATGCTAATTATTGGCATGTTACAGATCAGTTCTTGGTTATCAAATATACTTTATTctcatttcttgaaattttctCCAACCATCTTTGTGATTACTCTAGGTGTCTACATTTACTGTGTCCTGCCCTGTCTCCATTGGCAAGCTGGTTCTGATAGAGCTAAACTTAAAGCATATCCCACTGTTCTCAGAAGACTCTTGGTTCCCTGCCAAGGTCGAGGTTAAATCCCCTGAGGGAGACACCTACAACTTTCCCATCTACCGCTGGCTCACTGACAGTGAGGTCCACCGCTTCAGAGAGGGAACAGGTATGTCGAAATTTGCTTGTTTGACATCTGGTAGATTGTTCAATGACCACGGCATTAAAGAGAGACCAGTCCTGCAAGTTGGACAATAAGGAGACTGGAGTAGAATCATAAaacataatgtaaatataaactatTTTAAACCTCGTTATCCTCCTTTCTTTCAGCGCTGAGAGTCTTTGAAGACAGCCATCATCTTGGCAGGTACACTCGGGAGCAAGAGCTGAATCAGCGTGAGAAAGACTATCGGTGAGAACTCTGAGCTTATAGACATTTTCGCTTTCCATATTTTGACTCAACCTACCTGCCATATGACATTGTACCACCTGCCAGGGTTTATTGAGATGTTTTACATTACAAGTTGCAAAATGGCAGCATTGAATTTGTGTCCAGTACATTATGCTTGCATACTCTAAACTAAAACTGCAGATACACTGGTACCTAGACTGTCCATAGGTTCTCACTCTGCTTGTTGCTATTTTTCACAGCTGGCATGTGTATGTAGAGGGAGTACCCCACTGCATGAAGGCAGAAGGTCTTTCTGATCTACCTTCTGAGGTCCGCTTCTCCTTTACCAAGACCAGAGAGTTTCGTTTCACTGCACTCACTGCGTAAAGTCCTCAAATTTATGTCAGACATTGATGTAGctacaaatatataaaactattaaaaacaaatgaagtaaTCAAGGTAAAGGTactctttgcttttattttctagGCTGGCTGAGCTGCGACTGAAGGGATTAGCTGATTCCACAGAGAAACTGGCCTGATATTGATGCTATAAATCGGGTGTTTTGCTGCAAACAGACTGACATTTTAGGTACTTACAAATAGTTCAATCAAATAGTAATTGTAACTGTAGCTGTATTATGTAAAAATActtgtaattatatatatatatatatatatatatatatatatatatatatatatatatatatatatatatatacaatagtTGAAATAAGCCATTGAATACTACTTAAAACTGAACGGTCTCTTAGCTTCTTCACTTGTTTCATTTAAATGGAAAAGCTGtgacaaaatgaaatgtgtatCCAAATGTATAGCGGTTTTCTAATTTTAGGCTTTGCTCATGAGAACTagtaattacatttaataatatataatcaaGACTCTGACTTTGAAAAAACGAAGAAGCATTATCCAATTATATTTGTGCCTCTGAATTCTGTTAAACacattgttttccattttccagTCTCAGCATACAACTAAGCTGATAAGATAAGTACAGAAAGACTTTCTGGCCCTGATTTTAAAACCCAATTAAAGTAAACTCTGTTCTTTTTTCAGACTATGTCCAGGAACATTGGAGGGAGGATGCTCTTTTTGGCTACCAGTTTCTGAATGGTGTCAACCCCATCTTGATCCGACGTTGTTCAGCTCTGCCAGATAACTTTCCGGTCACTGATGACATGGTCTTCCCCAGTGGTCAGTGTAGTTTGGCAGATGAAATGGAGGTGATGTCTTGTCActgattgattttaatattagAAACAATCATGTTTTTCCCCATGACACGTTGAATTTGGAACTGCATGTTGCACTTAATGTTCACCTAGTTGTATCTACACTGTAAGCATTTGAGTCTTATCATTTCTCACCCTCACTAAAATTTCAAACAGAAAGGAAACATATTCCTGTGTGACTACAAGCGTTTGGATGGACTGAAAGCAAACACGATCAATGGGAAGCAACAGTACTTGATGGCTCCCCTTGTCCTGCTCCACAAAACACCTGATGATAAGCTGATGCCACTTGCTATTCAGGTGAGTTTAGCACTCAAATATAGCTTATAGTGAAGCTTTAAGTTAAAGAGTGATCCATCTTCCAGGGCTGCCATGCCATGGGTCACAAAGGATGTCATATGAACAGAGTAGatagaaatgccttaaaataatactaatagAGTACAAACATATATGAAGAATGTGGATTAGAGAAAAAGGGACATGTAAATTGCCAGCTTACCTCCATTTTACCTTTCGCCACACACATTTAGATACGCACACACTGGTGTTTGTAGGATTACTGTTTTAAAGATGACCCTAGAATAATCTGCAAACATACAACTCCCacagaaaattattattgaCCAGTACTGGCAGTACTGGTAATGTAtcaaaatgactgaatgaacctactcttctttctttcttctgcaGCTGAAGCAGACCCCAGCAGAGGACAaccccattttttttccaaccgaTTCTGAGTACGACTGGTTGACGGCCAAGACTTTTGTGAGAAGTGCAGATTTCAGCGAGCATCAACTCAATGTTCATCTGCTGCGCACTCATCTGCTCGCTGAAGTGTTTGCGGTGTCACTGCTGCGCAACATGCCTATGGTACATCCACTGTACAAGGTAACTAAAGAGAGTGTACTGAACTTACTGTAGTTGTCTGATTTTGTTAACATGTAATAGTGTTACTAACAGAGTTACAATCTGTGTCTTAGCTCCTCGTACCTCACACCCGCTACACTCTGCAGATAAACTTCTTAGCACGAGATCGTCTAATATCCGAGAATGGAGTTTTCACAAAGGTATAAAAAGACTGACTCCCTTACTAGACCattacctaaaaaatgttttattgaataTCATGGACATTATTTCTCTAACTGTACTACTATTTGACTATTCACTAGTTTGCAGCCTCTGGTGGAGAGGGTTTGACAACACTCCTAAAGAGATCACTGTCCGCAGTGACCTACAGCTCCCTCTGCATACCAGAGGACATTGCTGAGCGTGGGCTGAAGGATGTGCCAAACTTCTACTACAGGGATGATGGACTCACGCTTTGGGATATCATCCACAGGTAGTAGCTACAGGTGTTGCGatacagcaaaaagaaaaaaaagcccaaagccttttttcagtgcagttgttctgtaatttctttcaacGGTCAAGTTGCAACTTGACAGTTTCCAAACTGTTTCATTTTGGTCAGTTAGTCCAACTTAATGCAATTTCCTCTGCGCAGTTTATGTCAAAACCTATGCTCTTTTATGTTAGTCGCAGTTGCCAGTGGAGCAACatgatacatacatacaatactATTTCTTCATGTTGGACGACATAcagtactatgacttttttattcgTCTTTGGActacatactatgctatgactttttcagtCAATTGTGGAAGACATAAtacattgttacatttttatgccattttggacgatgtactgtactatgacatttttaggctgttttggaagacatactatacagTGTCTTTCAAAGgctattttggacaatataGTTATGTAATATCAGTagagagggagtgatgttgtaCTTTATATCATCATGGCTATGATTTGGTCATAGGTAATTGGTAATCACAACTGTACATatttatatgaaatatttagGCCGTTTTGGATGAATTTCCATACTATCAGTTTTTTAATTCCATACAATACTCTgcatgacatactttactatgacttttttattagTCTTTGGactacatactatactgtgaattttttttgtcaattgtggacaacatactgtattgTTACATTTTCGGGCCCTTTTGGATGACATagtgtactatgacttttttaatgcatttttggatgacatactttactatcatgttttaaggccattttgggcAGCATTCTGTACAATCACTTTTTCATGCCTTTTCCGATAGCattctgtactatgacattttcagtcCATTTTGGAAACTTaactatacatttttaatgccatttttgatgacaaaatatactatgacatttcagaccattttagacgacatactatacaatgacggTTTTGGGCAATTTTGGACTACATATTAATCTATGAATGTTTTAAGGCTGTTTTGGatgtcatattatactatggcTTTTACAGGCTATTTTTGACAGCATACTATACTCTGACTTGTTTTAAGCAATTTTGGATGGCATACTATGCTTTGACTTTTTccatgccattttggatgatgtactgtactatgatgttttcaagccattttggaagacatactgtACAATGTCTTTCTTAGGCTGTTTTGGACAATATACTTAAGCAATATAGGTCcagagggagtgatgttgtaCTGCATATCATCATGGCTGTGATTCGGTCATAGGCACAAGGCTGCTGCGAGTGCTGAAGGTAATCACAACCACTGATCACAACCGTACAGCCGACATACCATACTATCAGTTTTTTCATTCCATGCAATactctggatttttttaatgctacttttgacaacatactattactttgtatactatggctctttttatgccatttttgacatactatactattactcTTTTAATGCTTTattggatgacatactacacaatgatttatttacttaggtattttgctatttttgatgacaaagtgaaaaatagaaaaagtgaTTGTGgagtatgttttccaaaatagcatttaaaGAGTCATACAATATTATGTCATGctaaatagcattaaaaattcATGGGATAGGTAGTCGTCCAAAAGAGCATAAATTGGTCCTAATATAATATGTcgtcaaaaacagcattaaaaagtcatagtataataaaTCACCCAGagtagcatgaaaaagtcatagaatatattgtcatcaaaaatagaataaaatacttGTGTAGTTTGCAtccaaaattgcattaaaaagtcataatatagtatggatttcaaaacagcacacaaaaaaatatcatagtgtagtttttcatccaaaatagcataaggAGGCAAAATATAGTATTTCGTCCAAAGAAACATTCAAATTCCATAATGTCACATGAAGCCCCacaatagcataaaaaaattcaaagtaaaatatgtaGTCCAAAATATTATAACTATTTCTCCCAAAATAGCAtaagaagtcatagtatagtaattcatccaaaaatgcataaaaaatccATAGTTCACCCACACACTTTTCACAGTAGAGAATTATCAGTTGCGCACCTTGACTGCCATATACCACTAAATTCACACTATACACATCACCTTTGATGCATAAATATGAGTTGTATCTATCTTTttatctaactctcagcaagaaagcgaACTGGCAGGTTttcgaaaatgtcaaatgaagTTGTGTGATGCCCTGTTTCCGACATTGAACTAAAGTGATCATTCTAGACCCTTAAATTGTGTTGCAAAAGAGTATCTAAAGTGCGCATAAAGAAATGCATAATTCAACTAGGaatgtgttttacatttcaCTTATTCACATTTCTTAAAGTTTTGCGCAGGGAATGATCAGCTACTACTACAGGAATGATGCTGAGGTCCAGCAAGATTCTGAACTGCAGAAGtggatttcagacatttttgagCATGGATTCCTTTCCCAAGCAGGCACAGGTGGGCTGTGAGGAAAAGCTCAATCGTCATGATGGAAATGtgcacatttgtattttaatttaatgcaaaaataagttacatttaaattttgtcatCTAGATGCCTATAAGTAATGCATTTTATTCCCACTAATTCTCAGGAATTCCACAGAGCTTCACCAATGTGGCTGAGTTGGTCAAGTTTGTCACCATGGTGATCTTCACTTGCTCAGCACAGCACTCCGCTGTGAACGGTGGACAGGTTAAGccttttaatttaacaaattatCAATTAcaatttttgctgttttgataaAATGGATTGATGGGTTGCAAGATGGATGAGATCAACAAAATTTTACAGCCACTCTAGCAGGTCTTTAAAACTGTATGCAGGAAATTATGACCTAACAAACACTAGCTAACTCACAATGGCACCGCTAACATGCTGACTTTCAACAGTACCATCACAATGTGTTTACCTTATTAGGTTGGGAAGGTTTAGCAATAAgaaaaagtacagctgagggTGATGAGAATatcattagttttgcagatatttgagCAAAAACCTAAGTATTGgacaattaaaaatatgatCTGTTGATTGTGCTGGATGAATAGTCAGTTATCACAGTTCATCTTTAGGTCAACCTGAATATCTGAACCAAATTTAGTGGCCATCCAGATTATAGTTTTCAAGACATTATCTTactaccaaaaaaatacatggtaTGGTAACAGTCAGTCATCTGtcaatcattcatttattgCAGTATGACTATGGCGGCTGGATGCCCAACACTCCAATCTCCCTGCAACTTCCTCCACCAACCACAAAAGGGACA
Proteins encoded in this window:
- the LOC121942039 gene encoding LOW QUALITY PROTEIN: polyunsaturated fatty acid lipoxygenase ALOX15B-like (The sequence of the model RefSeq protein was modified relative to this genomic sequence to represent the inferred CDS: deleted 1 base in 1 codon), which produces MVDYEVTVSTVDIATATTFNNVFIKLVGTEGESEHTWLISLKGALSFIRGAVSTFTVSCPVSIGKLVLIELNLKHIPLFSEDSWFPAKVEVKSPEGDTYNFPIYRWLTDSEVHRFREGTALRVFEDSHHLGRYTREQELNQREKDYRWHVYVEGVPHCMKAEGLSDLPSEVRFSFTKTREFRFTALTALAELRLKGLADSTENWPDIDAINRVFCCKQTDILDYVQEHWREDALFGYQFLNGVNPILIRRCSALPDNFPVTDDMVFPSGQCSLADEMEKGNIFLCDYKRLDGLKANTINGKQQYLMAPLVLLHKTPDDKLMPLAIQLKQTPAEDNPIFFPTDSEYDWLTAKTFVRSADFSEHQLNVHLLRTHLLAEVFAVSLLRNMPMVHPLYKLLVPHTRYTLQINFLARDRLISENGVFTKFAASGGEGLTTLLKRSLSAVTYSSLCIPEDIAERGLKDVPNFYYRDDGLTLWDIIHSFAQGMISYYYRNDAEVQQDSELQKWISDIFEHGFLSQAGTGIPQSFTNVAELVKFVTMVIFTCSAQHSAVNGGQYDYGGWMPNTPISLQLPPPTTKGTTSEATMLQTFPAVNTTVQGMASMWLLSQQSSDFVPLGQYPEDHFSEEIPRKLMEDFQKKLQALSAVIKTRNRSLEIPYTYMDPKEVENSVAI